One genomic segment of Sminthopsis crassicaudata isolate SCR6 chromosome 4, ASM4859323v1, whole genome shotgun sequence includes these proteins:
- the SLC46A1 gene encoding proton-coupled folate transporter isoform X2 translates to MVTGLRGPVSVQEVETLTSHWSLYIDLSGFFVGLFSATLLGPWSDRVGRRPLLVLASSGLLLQVIMSILVVNLELHVGYLALGRLLSALLGDYNALLGTSFASVADVSTASSRTLRMAMLEACLGISGMLASIAGGHWIKAQGYINPFWLALAILITTTLYAAFVFRESVPEPQKASLFTLQHYRLVYRLFAAPAPGKSRKNLALYLLALFLVLTIHFGTWDIAVVYELSWPLCWGSDLIGYGSAAQHLSYLVGLVQLWAFQLCLKDSWVAEISLAFNIVGMVVFSMAKTTALMFTGYGILSFSLVVTPVIRAKLSKLVHKTEQGALFSCIACVSGIAMLSATGIFNSLYPATLNFMKGFPFLLGAFVLLIPAILIGVLEISDPRPEYQETLY, encoded by the exons ATGGTTACTGGACTGAGGGGGCCTGTGTCTGTGCAGGAAGTGGAAACCCTGACCTCCCACTGGAGTCTCTACATTGATCTCAGTGGCTTCTTCGTGGGGCTTTTCTCAGCCACCCTCCTGGGCCCATGGAGTGATCGTGTTGGGCGGCGTCCACTGCTGGTGCTGGCCTCCTCTGGTCTCTTGCTTCAGGTCATCATGTCCATCCTTGTTGTGAACCTGGAGCTCCATGTCGGCTACCTCGCTCTGGGACGCCTACTTTCTGCTCTCCTAGGAGACTATAATGCCCTTCTGGGCACCAGCTTTGCCTCTGTGGCTGATGTCAGCACCGCCAGCTCACGCACCTTGCGCATGGCGATGTTGGAGGCCTGCCTGGGGATATCTGGCATGTTGGCCAGCATTGCAGGGGGTCACTGGATCAAGGCCCAGGGCTATATCAATCCTTTCTGGCTGGCACTGGCCATCCTCATCACCACCACACTCTATGCAGCATTTGTGTTCCGAGAGTCAGTGCCTGAGCCGCAGAAAGCTTCTCTCTTTACACTCCAGCATTACCGGTTAGTGTATCGGCTCTTTGCAGCCCCTGCCCCAGGGAAATCCAGAAAGAATCTGGCCCTCTACTTGCTGGCCCTTTTCCTGGTGCTCACCATTCATTTTGGAACCTGGGACATCGCTGTTGTGTACGAGCTAAGCTGGCCCCTTTGCTGGGGCTCTGATCTGATTGGCTATGGCTCAGCGGCCCAGCATCTTTCCTACCTGGTAGGCCTCGTGCAGCTGTGGGCCTTCCAGTTGTGCCTGAAGGACAGCTGGGTGGCGGAAATCAGCCTCGCCTTCAATATTGTGGGAATGGTGGTGTTTTCTATGGCCAAAACCACAGCACTGATGTTTACAG GGTATGggatcctctctttctctttggtaGTGACACCGGTGATCCGAGCCAAGCTCTCTAAGCTGGTGCACAAAACAGAACAGG GTGCTCTCTTCTCGTGCATTGCCTGTGTGAGTGGAATCGCCATGCTATCTGCCACAGGAATCTTCAACTCCCTCTATCCAGCCACCCTGAACTTTATGAAGggctttccctttctcctgggaGCCTTTGTTCTTCTCATCCCAGCCATTCTGATTGG AGTGCTGGAAATCTCTGACCCTCGACCTGAATACCAGGAAACACTCTACTGA
- the SLC46A1 gene encoding proton-coupled folate transporter isoform X1 codes for MDAPSAGEPGARAAEARAEPAESGSASRARVWRGWGPVELVVFLANFSLALQRPLTTQYLWHRLGAEVGYNGTSRGGGCNHTEDPKQQEVETLTSHWSLYIDLSGFFVGLFSATLLGPWSDRVGRRPLLVLASSGLLLQVIMSILVVNLELHVGYLALGRLLSALLGDYNALLGTSFASVADVSTASSRTLRMAMLEACLGISGMLASIAGGHWIKAQGYINPFWLALAILITTTLYAAFVFRESVPEPQKASLFTLQHYRLVYRLFAAPAPGKSRKNLALYLLALFLVLTIHFGTWDIAVVYELSWPLCWGSDLIGYGSAAQHLSYLVGLVQLWAFQLCLKDSWVAEISLAFNIVGMVVFSMAKTTALMFTGYGILSFSLVVTPVIRAKLSKLVHKTEQGALFSCIACVSGIAMLSATGIFNSLYPATLNFMKGFPFLLGAFVLLIPAILIGVLEISDPRPEYQETLY; via the exons ATGGACGCGCCGAGTGCCGGGGAGCCCGGGGCGCGCGCCGCTGAGGCCCGGGCAGAGCCGGCGGAGAGCGGGAGCGCGAGCCGGGCCCGAGTCTGGCGGGGCTGGGGCCCCGTGGAGCTGGTCGTCTTCTTGGCCAACTTCTCGCTGGCGCTGCAGCGGCCGCTCACCACCCAGTACCTGTGGCACCGGCTGGGCGCGGAGGTGGGCTACAACGGCACCAGCCGCGGGGGCGGCTGCAACCACACGGAGGACCCCAAGCAGCAG GAAGTGGAAACCCTGACCTCCCACTGGAGTCTCTACATTGATCTCAGTGGCTTCTTCGTGGGGCTTTTCTCAGCCACCCTCCTGGGCCCATGGAGTGATCGTGTTGGGCGGCGTCCACTGCTGGTGCTGGCCTCCTCTGGTCTCTTGCTTCAGGTCATCATGTCCATCCTTGTTGTGAACCTGGAGCTCCATGTCGGCTACCTCGCTCTGGGACGCCTACTTTCTGCTCTCCTAGGAGACTATAATGCCCTTCTGGGCACCAGCTTTGCCTCTGTGGCTGATGTCAGCACCGCCAGCTCACGCACCTTGCGCATGGCGATGTTGGAGGCCTGCCTGGGGATATCTGGCATGTTGGCCAGCATTGCAGGGGGTCACTGGATCAAGGCCCAGGGCTATATCAATCCTTTCTGGCTGGCACTGGCCATCCTCATCACCACCACACTCTATGCAGCATTTGTGTTCCGAGAGTCAGTGCCTGAGCCGCAGAAAGCTTCTCTCTTTACACTCCAGCATTACCGGTTAGTGTATCGGCTCTTTGCAGCCCCTGCCCCAGGGAAATCCAGAAAGAATCTGGCCCTCTACTTGCTGGCCCTTTTCCTGGTGCTCACCATTCATTTTGGAACCTGGGACATCGCTGTTGTGTACGAGCTAAGCTGGCCCCTTTGCTGGGGCTCTGATCTGATTGGCTATGGCTCAGCGGCCCAGCATCTTTCCTACCTGGTAGGCCTCGTGCAGCTGTGGGCCTTCCAGTTGTGCCTGAAGGACAGCTGGGTGGCGGAAATCAGCCTCGCCTTCAATATTGTGGGAATGGTGGTGTTTTCTATGGCCAAAACCACAGCACTGATGTTTACAG GGTATGggatcctctctttctctttggtaGTGACACCGGTGATCCGAGCCAAGCTCTCTAAGCTGGTGCACAAAACAGAACAGG GTGCTCTCTTCTCGTGCATTGCCTGTGTGAGTGGAATCGCCATGCTATCTGCCACAGGAATCTTCAACTCCCTCTATCCAGCCACCCTGAACTTTATGAAGggctttccctttctcctgggaGCCTTTGTTCTTCTCATCCCAGCCATTCTGATTGG AGTGCTGGAAATCTCTGACCCTCGACCTGAATACCAGGAAACACTCTACTGA